Proteins encoded together in one Vicinamibacterales bacterium window:
- a CDS encoding DUF190 domain-containing protein, translating to MPFQVEIVDAAKQIEAFLPVLDRMVHEGLVTLERAEVLMYRASK from the coding sequence ATTCCGTTCCAAGTTGAGATCGTGGACGCAGCCAAGCAGATCGAGGCGTTCCTACCGGTGCTCGACCGCATGGTGCACGAAGGGCTCGTCACGCTGGAACGGGCCGAGGTGCTGATGTATCGCGCCTCGAAATAG
- a CDS encoding chlorite dismutase family protein, protein MSEPHGQRPVPVSPGAAGATRRGPEPPDISETGGLKGGQPQRSDERLFVQLLAFGGCFDTAPLVAHLAASGVTGVLYEDLNDPRGVAVLSLSKDPSFFVDTLRPALNAGPFAPLVRKPEFTMIGRTYALGYEPDLADVLFHRPTRTVLNPAWRWAVWYPLRRNGRFAQLPPEEQRVILAEHGAIGMSFGAADLAHDVRLACHGLDTNDNDFVVGLVGKDLHPLSAVVQAMRKTQQTALYLDRLGPFLVGRAIWQSQIG, encoded by the coding sequence ATGAGCGAGCCACACGGACAGCGTCCGGTGCCGGTCTCGCCCGGCGCAGCCGGGGCCACGCGGCGCGGACCGGAACCGCCGGATATCAGCGAGACGGGCGGTCTGAAGGGTGGCCAGCCCCAGCGGTCCGACGAGCGGCTGTTCGTGCAGTTGCTGGCGTTCGGCGGCTGCTTCGATACGGCGCCTCTCGTTGCCCACCTGGCCGCATCGGGTGTCACGGGTGTCCTCTACGAGGATCTCAACGACCCGCGGGGAGTGGCCGTCCTGTCGCTCAGCAAGGACCCTTCGTTCTTCGTGGACACGCTGCGGCCGGCGCTCAACGCCGGGCCGTTTGCGCCGCTCGTGCGGAAGCCCGAGTTCACGATGATCGGGCGCACGTACGCGCTCGGCTACGAGCCCGATCTCGCGGACGTCCTCTTTCACCGGCCGACGCGCACCGTGCTGAATCCCGCCTGGCGCTGGGCCGTCTGGTACCCGCTGCGCCGCAATGGCCGGTTCGCGCAACTGCCGCCCGAGGAGCAGCGAGTGATCCTCGCGGAACACGGCGCCATCGGCATGTCGTTCGGCGCCGCGGACCTCGCGCACGACGTCCGGCTGGCGTGTCACGGCCTCGACACGAACGACAACGACTTCGTGGTGGGGTTGGTCGGGAAGGACCTGCACCCGCTCTCGGCCGTCGTCCAGGCGATGCGCAAGACGCAGCAGACCGCGCTCTACCTGGATCGGCTCGGGCCGTTCTTGGTCGGCCGTGCGATCTGGCAGAGCCAGATCGGCTGA